In Mycolicibacterium lutetiense, the sequence CCGTATCGGGGAGTTTGTAGGTCGCAATCCCGTTACGGAACATGATGTTCTCCCGCGCGTGCTCGGGCAGGTGCTTGACCAGCCAGCGGGGATCGTCGAACGTCCAGTGCGGGTAATCCGAGGAGAACAGCAGGATCTTGTCGCACTCCATCCACTCGAAGGCCCGTGACAGCTCGGTCTTGTCCTCGGGGTAGTCCAGCGGCTGGGTGGTGAACTTGATGTGGTCCTTGACGTATTCACTCGGCTTGCGCTTGATGTCCATCCAGCCCTTGCGTGCCGCGTAGATGGCGTCCATGCGCCACATCAACGGCAGGATCCAGGTGAACGCGTGCTCGACGAACACCACCCGCAGCGTCGGGAAGCGGTCGAAGACCCCGTCGAAGATCAGGCTCATCACCTGGTTGGCCGCGAGCAGCGAGTACGTGACCATGAAGTCGTGGTTGTAGCTGGGCAACCCGACCGGCGGAAGCGGAAGTTCGTCGTATTCGCCGCGGGACAGATGGCAGCTGACCGTGATGTCATGCTTGGTCGCCGCAGCCCAGATCGGGTCGTACTTCGGGTCACCCCAGGAGGGCCGCGGCTCGGCCTTGATCAGGATCTGCGCCATGTAGGGATGGCCGGCCCACCGCTCGATCTCCTGTGCCCCCAACTCCGGGGCCTCGACCGCCAGGCAGATGGACCCGCGCCAGCGCTCGTGCCAGTTGTTATGGCTGTCGAGCCAATGGTTGGCCTGCCAGTCGTTGAGCGCGCAGTTCATCACATGGTTGGCCTCGGGAATGTGGGCCGAGTATGCCGCGGGTTCCAGTACCGCGATATCCGCCCCGGCCTCCATGATCAGCTGCCGGAACGCGAGATCGGGGTTGCTGCCGGCGAATTCGCCGTCGGACGGAAAAGCATCGGTGCGCATCGCGTAGGCATGTGCGTAATCGGGGGCGTCGTAATAGATCAGGTCGCCGACATCGTGGGTGTTGAAATATCTGGACCGCCACGGCTCGGGGATGTACTGCCCCAGCTCGCCCCGGCGGGGCACGGGATGCACGTCGGAGTCGACGCATCGCACCGCGATGCGTTCGGCGGCGGGAGCCCTGGGAGTGGTGGTGGTCATCGTCATTCCCTCTCGATCACCGGGTGGCCGCGACGGCGATGGACTTGGTCTCGAGATAGCCCTCGAGTCCTTCACGGCCGAGTTCCCGGCCGTAGCCGCTGTCCTTGACGCCGCCGAACGGTGCGAACGGATCCATCGTGTACCCCTGGTTTACCCCGAAAGTGCCGGTTTGTACACGCTCGGCGATCCCGATCCCCCGCTCGGGATCGGCCGTCCACACCGAGCCCGCCAGGCCGTAGTCGGAGTCGTTGGCAATCGCGACCGCCTCGTCCTCGTCCCGGTACCCGATCACCGTGAGGACCGGACCGAAGATCTCCTCGCGGGCGATACGCATCGAGTTGTCGGCGCCGGCGAACAGCGTGGGCCGGACATACCAGCCGGTGTCCACGCCGTCGGGCAAGCCGGTGCCGCCGCAGGCCAGCCGGGCGCCCTCACGCTGCCCGAGCTCGATGTAGTCGCGCACGCGCTGCTGCTGCCGCCGGGACACGAGTGGTCCCAGTTCGGTGGCCGGATCGGCGGGATCGCCCACGACCAGGGCCGTCATCCGATCGGCCAGGGCGTCGACGAACTCGTGCTCCCGGGAGGCCGGGACGACGATGCGGGTCAGTGCGTTGCAGATCTGGCCGCTGTTGGACAGGCTGGCCGACCGTACCCCGGCCGCGACCGTCGCCGGGTCGGCGTCGTCGAGGATGATGGCCGCCGACTTGCCCCCGAGCTCGAGGCTTACCTTGGTCAGGTTGGCCGCAGCCGCCGCTGCGACGGCCCGGCCGGCGGCACTCGATCCGGTGAACGAAACCTTGTCGACACCCGCGTGGCCCACCAGGTGGGCGCCGACGGCGGCGCCCCCCTGAATGACGGAGACGACGCCGTCGGGCAGACCGATCTCCTTGAGCATGTCGCTTAAAAGCATTGCGTCCAGCGGTGATTCGGGTGCGGGCTTGAGCACCACCGCGCAACCGGCCAGCAACGCGGGCACCAGCTTGGTGACGATCAGGAACTGCGGCATGTTCCACGGCACGACGGCGGCGACGACACCCACGGGTTGTTTCTGGATACGTACGTCCGATCCGAAGAAACCGGTGCGGGTCTCGCGCCAAGCGTAGGTCTCGGCGAGGTCGCAGAACGCCGACATCATCATCGTCGGGAGCCCGACCTGCGCGCGGTGGGCGAAAGTGATCGGCGCACCCATCTCCGCCGAGATGAGTTGGGCCATCTCATCGCGTCGTCCGGCGTAGACCTCGGCGAGGCGTCGCACCGCAGCGATGCGCTCCGCCGGGTCGAGCCGTGGCCACGGCCCCTGGTCGATGGCTGCACGAGCAGCCGCTACGGTCGCGTCCACCTCGGCCGGCCTGGCCGCCGCCACACGAGCGATGGGTTGCTCGGTGTGCGGGGAGATCACCTCCACGGCCTCGGTTCGATCGCCGCCGAGCGACCAGTCGGCCTCGATTCCGAGATACTCCCCAAGATGCTGATCCATCCAGACTCTCCCGCCTCAAGTGAACCCAGAGTATCAACTACTTGTCATTGATGAAACCGCCGTCTACCGTCAAGTCTGAAGCCCTGGCCGGCATGCGCAGCCCCATGTCGGCATCATCGGTCGAATCACATATCAGAGGAGCGGGCATGGCTCGGTTTCCCAAACCGGCAGAAGGCAGCTGGACTCAGCACTACCCGGACCTCGGCACCGGCCCGGTGTCGTATGAAGACTCGATCAGCCCGGAGATCTACGAACTGGAGCGCAAGGCGATCTTCAAACGCGCCTGGTTGAATGTCGGTCGGGTCGAACAGCTTTCACGAAAAGGCAGCTATTTCACCCGGGAGATGAAGGCCGCCAACACTTCGATCATCTTGGTGCGCACCAAGTCCGGCGAGGTCAAGGCCTTCCACAACGTCTGCCGTCACCGGGGAAACAAGCTGGTGTGGGACGACATGCCCATGGAGGAGACCAGCGGGGTGTGCCGGCAGTTCACCTGCAAGTACCACGCCTGGCGTTACGACCTCGACGGTGAGCTCAGCTTCGTCCAGCAGGAGGCTGAGTTCTTCGACCTGGACAAGAGCCGCTACGGCCTGGTTCCCGTCCACTGCGAAGTGTGGGAAGGGTTCATCTTCGTCAACTTTGCCAGCAATGCTGAAGCACCCGAGCAGTCTCTGCGCGAATTCCTGGGCCCCATGATCACCGATCTGGAGGGCTACCCATTCGACAAGATGACCTCGCGGTTCACCTATCGCTCTGAGGTGAAGGCGAATTGGAAGCTCTACATGGATGCCTTCCAGGAGTTCTACCACGCGCCCATCTTGCACGCGAACCAATCCCCCACCGCCTACTCGAAGGCTGCCGCCGAATCGGGCTTCGAAGCACCGCACTACCGGATCGAAGGTCCACACCGCCTGGTCAGCACCTCGGGGGTGCGCGCCTGGGAAATGGCCGACGAGATGCGTAAGCCCATCGAAGACATCTGTCAGAGCGGGCTTTTCGGCCCATGGGACAAACCGGACCTCGGCGAGATGCCGGCCGGCCTCAACCCCGCCAAATGCGATCCGTGGGGGTTGGACTCCTTCCAGTTGTTCCCCAACTTCGTCGTGTTGTTCTGGGGCCAGGGCTGGTATCTGACCTACCACTACTGGCCGACCTCCTTCAACACGCACACCTTCGAATGCACGCTGTACTTTCCGCAGCCGCGAACACCGCGGGAGCGGTTGGCCCAGGAGTTGGCTGCGGTCTCGTTCAAGGAGTACGGCCTGCAGGACGCCAACACCCTGGAGGCGACCCAGAGCTCGATCGAGACCCGCGTGGTCGACGAGTTCCTGCTCTGCGATCAGGAGATCCTGCTTCGGCACCTGCACAAGGAGACCGCGGCATGGATCGACGACTACCAGAGCAAGACCGCGGGGGTGTGAACCGATGAGTACGAAACTGCCGGCCGAATTCGCCGACCTCGAACAGTTTTCGGACTGGTGTCTGTCCAGTGAGCCACAGCGTTACGGCAAGCGGTTGGACAGCACGATGACCGAGATGCAGGCCTTCTACGACGCGATCGCGCCCCGCGCGGAGGAAGCGATCAGCTTCTGCGACAAGTTCAGTCTCGACGATATGCCCGAGGACGTGCTCAACCTGATGCACCTGCTGTATTCGATGGTGACGGTGTCCTTCCCGGTGGAGTGCTGGAAGCAGCCACGGGTGCCCGATTCCGGTGCGACATC encodes:
- a CDS encoding amidohydrolase family protein codes for the protein MTMTTTTPRAPAAERIAVRCVDSDVHPVPRRGELGQYIPEPWRSRYFNTHDVGDLIYYDAPDYAHAYAMRTDAFPSDGEFAGSNPDLAFRQLIMEAGADIAVLEPAAYSAHIPEANHVMNCALNDWQANHWLDSHNNWHERWRGSICLAVEAPELGAQEIERWAGHPYMAQILIKAEPRPSWGDPKYDPIWAAATKHDITVSCHLSRGEYDELPLPPVGLPSYNHDFMVTYSLLAANQVMSLIFDGVFDRFPTLRVVFVEHAFTWILPLMWRMDAIYAARKGWMDIKRKPSEYVKDHIKFTTQPLDYPEDKTELSRAFEWMECDKILLFSSDYPHWTFDDPRWLVKHLPEHARENIMFRNGIATYKLPDTVPVLEGQVRVF
- a CDS encoding aldehyde dehydrogenase; the encoded protein is MDQHLGEYLGIEADWSLGGDRTEAVEVISPHTEQPIARVAAARPAEVDATVAAARAAIDQGPWPRLDPAERIAAVRRLAEVYAGRRDEMAQLISAEMGAPITFAHRAQVGLPTMMMSAFCDLAETYAWRETRTGFFGSDVRIQKQPVGVVAAVVPWNMPQFLIVTKLVPALLAGCAVVLKPAPESPLDAMLLSDMLKEIGLPDGVVSVIQGGAAVGAHLVGHAGVDKVSFTGSSAAGRAVAAAAAANLTKVSLELGGKSAAIILDDADPATVAAGVRSASLSNSGQICNALTRIVVPASREHEFVDALADRMTALVVGDPADPATELGPLVSRRQQQRVRDYIELGQREGARLACGGTGLPDGVDTGWYVRPTLFAGADNSMRIAREEIFGPVLTVIGYRDEDEAVAIANDSDYGLAGSVWTADPERGIGIAERVQTGTFGVNQGYTMDPFAPFGGVKDSGYGRELGREGLEGYLETKSIAVAATR
- a CDS encoding aromatic ring-hydroxylating oxygenase subunit alpha, with amino-acid sequence MARFPKPAEGSWTQHYPDLGTGPVSYEDSISPEIYELERKAIFKRAWLNVGRVEQLSRKGSYFTREMKAANTSIILVRTKSGEVKAFHNVCRHRGNKLVWDDMPMEETSGVCRQFTCKYHAWRYDLDGELSFVQQEAEFFDLDKSRYGLVPVHCEVWEGFIFVNFASNAEAPEQSLREFLGPMITDLEGYPFDKMTSRFTYRSEVKANWKLYMDAFQEFYHAPILHANQSPTAYSKAAAESGFEAPHYRIEGPHRLVSTSGVRAWEMADEMRKPIEDICQSGLFGPWDKPDLGEMPAGLNPAKCDPWGLDSFQLFPNFVVLFWGQGWYLTYHYWPTSFNTHTFECTLYFPQPRTPRERLAQELAAVSFKEYGLQDANTLEATQSSIETRVVDEFLLCDQEILLRHLHKETAAWIDDYQSKTAGV